Proteins encoded in a region of the Salmo trutta chromosome 34, fSalTru1.1, whole genome shotgun sequence genome:
- the LOC115173612 gene encoding pleckstrin homology domain-containing family O member 1-A isoform X1: protein MKKSNLAKRGPQDVNQLSSQPDKVGWIRKFCGKGIFREIWKNRFVILRGDHLYISEKEVKDERKVQELFDLADYERSEELRKAKSRSKKNHSRFTLLRCKQPGNMVPNLVFLAVSPEEKESWVNALNTAIIKAKNRIFDEVTIEEDSVLVHPTRDRAKIPHARRLPTRGHLMAVASTSSDGMLTLDLVHEEDDSTPDDEEEGFWENNFRVDLDKRTTGRQRSGTDVSKLCVTTRDPRVPKTGSLPRGSELSWGRAHHLEAQSHTPQPGKRFSAQGRSRCASMDEVLSSRPVRGVLRPRPTDEPVQPVGQLQSLIAQKMQRAQELLEEMRLEELQHAKGIDSPYLKSIDSPRLHHLRGSESPHSRASGSPRSKNSDSPHLRVKDSPRLKGKDSPRMKGKKSRSKGTDSPHSKSDDSPNLRGKDSPRLRVTDSPRLRAADSSRFMETHSPSLKGSDSPRLKNIGSPFSKSFDSSSLKDSVSPRIKDTDSPVLRGKDSLNIIGKNSQSLKSIGSTCLKGADSPRLKGADSPRLRGNDSLHSKSAHSLISDCDLESRRAEAERLLQEAVSSWRQAKEVLEEVKELQTQSLNRRSEKKTIERPPTPPQDYRLEDQ, encoded by the exons ATGAAGAAGAGCAATTTAGCCAAACGG GGTCCTCAAGATGTCAACCAGCTGTCATCGCAGCCAGACAAAGTAGGATGGATCCGCAAGTTCTGTGGCAAAGGGATTTTCAGGGAAATATGGAAAAACCGTTTCGTGATACTGAGAGGAGACCATCTGTACATCTCTGAGAAAGAG GTGAAGGATGAGAGGAAGGTCCAGGAGTTGTTTGACCTGGCTGACTACGAACGCTCTGAGGAGCTGCGCAAGGCCAAGAGTCGCAGTAAGAAGAACCACAGCAGGTTCACCTTGCTTCGCTGCAAGCAGCCTGGGAATATG GTGCCCAATCTTGTGTTTTTGGCCGTTAGCCCAGAGGAGAAGGAGTCGTGGGTCAATGCCCTCAATACGGCCATCATCAAAGCCAAGAACCGCATCTTTGACGAG GTCACAATTGAAGAGGACAGTGTCCTGGTGCACCCTACACGTGATCGTGCCAAGATTCCCCATGCACGGCGCTTGCCCACCCGGGGACACCTCATGGCTGTG GCATCCACCTCTTCAGACGGAATGTTGACCCTTGACCTTGTCCACGAGGAAGATGACTCCACCCCAGATGATGAGGAAGAAGGCTTCTGGGAAAATAACTTCCGGGTTGACCTAGACAAACGGACCACAGGTCGTCAGCGTTCTGGCACAGATGTCTCCAAACTCTGTGTCACCACAAGGGACCCGAGGGTACCCAAGACGGGCAGCCTGCCTCGCGGGAGCGAGCTCTCCTGGGGCCGGGCGCACCATCTTGAGGCTCAATCCCACACCCCTCAACCAGGGAAGAGGTTCAGTGCCCAGGGTAGGAGCCGCTGCGCCTCCATGGACGAGGTCCTTTCCTCACGGCCAGTCAGAGGTGTCCTTCGCCCTCGCCCTACAGATGAACCTGTCCAGCCTGTTGGACAACTGCAGAGTCTTATCGCCCAGAAAATGCAGAGGGCTCAGGAACTGCTGGAAGAAATGCGATTGGAGGAACTTCAACATGCAAAGGGCATTGACTCGCCCTATCTGAAGAGCATTGACTCGCCCCGCTTGCACCATCTGAGAGGGTCTGAGTCTCCTCACTCCAGGGCCTCAGGCTCACCTCGCAGCAAGAATAGTGACTCCCCACATTTGAGGGTAAAAGACTCGCCTCGTTTGAAGGGGAAAGACTCACCTCGTATGAAGGGCAAGAAGTCCCGCTCAAAAGGTACAGACTCACCCCATTCAAAGAGTGATGACTCTCCTAATTTGAGGGGTAAGGACTCTCCCCGTCTCAGGGTTACTGACTCTCCCCGTCTCAGGGCTGCAGATTCTTCCCGTTTCATGGAAACACACTCGCCAAGTCTGAAGGGTTCTGACTCCCCACGTCTCAAGAACATTGGTTCACCCTTTTCAAAAAGTTTTGACTCATCTAGTCTGAAGGATTCTGTCTCGCCTCGCATCAAGGATACTGATTCTCCTGTTCTGAGGGGTAAGGACTCGCTAAATATAATTGGCAAGAATTCTCAGAGTCTGAAGAGTATCGGCTCAACTTGTCTGAAGGGTGCTGACTCGCCCCGTCTGAAGGGTGCTGACTCGCCCCGTCTGAGGGGTAATGACTCGCTCCATAGTAAGAGTGCACACTCACTTATCAGTGACTGTGATTTGGAGAGTAGACGGGCGGAGGCGGAGCGTCTTCTGCAGGAAGCCGTCTCCTCCTGGCGTCAGGCTAAGGAGGTGCTggaggaggtgaaggagctgCAGACGCAGTCACTAAACCGCCGCTCTGAAAAGAAAACAATAGAGAGGCCCCCAACACCGCCACAGGACTACAGGCTGGAGGACCAGTGA
- the LOC115173612 gene encoding pleckstrin homology domain-containing family O member 1-A isoform X2, producing MKKSNLAKRGPQDVNQLSSQPDKVGWIRKFCGKGIFREIWKNRFVILRGDHLYISEKEVKDERKVQELFDLADYERSEELRKAKSRSKKNHSRFTLLRCKQPGNMVTIEEDSVLVHPTRDRAKIPHARRLPTRGHLMAVASTSSDGMLTLDLVHEEDDSTPDDEEEGFWENNFRVDLDKRTTGRQRSGTDVSKLCVTTRDPRVPKTGSLPRGSELSWGRAHHLEAQSHTPQPGKRFSAQGRSRCASMDEVLSSRPVRGVLRPRPTDEPVQPVGQLQSLIAQKMQRAQELLEEMRLEELQHAKGIDSPYLKSIDSPRLHHLRGSESPHSRASGSPRSKNSDSPHLRVKDSPRLKGKDSPRMKGKKSRSKGTDSPHSKSDDSPNLRGKDSPRLRVTDSPRLRAADSSRFMETHSPSLKGSDSPRLKNIGSPFSKSFDSSSLKDSVSPRIKDTDSPVLRGKDSLNIIGKNSQSLKSIGSTCLKGADSPRLKGADSPRLRGNDSLHSKSAHSLISDCDLESRRAEAERLLQEAVSSWRQAKEVLEEVKELQTQSLNRRSEKKTIERPPTPPQDYRLEDQ from the exons ATGAAGAAGAGCAATTTAGCCAAACGG GGTCCTCAAGATGTCAACCAGCTGTCATCGCAGCCAGACAAAGTAGGATGGATCCGCAAGTTCTGTGGCAAAGGGATTTTCAGGGAAATATGGAAAAACCGTTTCGTGATACTGAGAGGAGACCATCTGTACATCTCTGAGAAAGAG GTGAAGGATGAGAGGAAGGTCCAGGAGTTGTTTGACCTGGCTGACTACGAACGCTCTGAGGAGCTGCGCAAGGCCAAGAGTCGCAGTAAGAAGAACCACAGCAGGTTCACCTTGCTTCGCTGCAAGCAGCCTGGGAATATG GTCACAATTGAAGAGGACAGTGTCCTGGTGCACCCTACACGTGATCGTGCCAAGATTCCCCATGCACGGCGCTTGCCCACCCGGGGACACCTCATGGCTGTG GCATCCACCTCTTCAGACGGAATGTTGACCCTTGACCTTGTCCACGAGGAAGATGACTCCACCCCAGATGATGAGGAAGAAGGCTTCTGGGAAAATAACTTCCGGGTTGACCTAGACAAACGGACCACAGGTCGTCAGCGTTCTGGCACAGATGTCTCCAAACTCTGTGTCACCACAAGGGACCCGAGGGTACCCAAGACGGGCAGCCTGCCTCGCGGGAGCGAGCTCTCCTGGGGCCGGGCGCACCATCTTGAGGCTCAATCCCACACCCCTCAACCAGGGAAGAGGTTCAGTGCCCAGGGTAGGAGCCGCTGCGCCTCCATGGACGAGGTCCTTTCCTCACGGCCAGTCAGAGGTGTCCTTCGCCCTCGCCCTACAGATGAACCTGTCCAGCCTGTTGGACAACTGCAGAGTCTTATCGCCCAGAAAATGCAGAGGGCTCAGGAACTGCTGGAAGAAATGCGATTGGAGGAACTTCAACATGCAAAGGGCATTGACTCGCCCTATCTGAAGAGCATTGACTCGCCCCGCTTGCACCATCTGAGAGGGTCTGAGTCTCCTCACTCCAGGGCCTCAGGCTCACCTCGCAGCAAGAATAGTGACTCCCCACATTTGAGGGTAAAAGACTCGCCTCGTTTGAAGGGGAAAGACTCACCTCGTATGAAGGGCAAGAAGTCCCGCTCAAAAGGTACAGACTCACCCCATTCAAAGAGTGATGACTCTCCTAATTTGAGGGGTAAGGACTCTCCCCGTCTCAGGGTTACTGACTCTCCCCGTCTCAGGGCTGCAGATTCTTCCCGTTTCATGGAAACACACTCGCCAAGTCTGAAGGGTTCTGACTCCCCACGTCTCAAGAACATTGGTTCACCCTTTTCAAAAAGTTTTGACTCATCTAGTCTGAAGGATTCTGTCTCGCCTCGCATCAAGGATACTGATTCTCCTGTTCTGAGGGGTAAGGACTCGCTAAATATAATTGGCAAGAATTCTCAGAGTCTGAAGAGTATCGGCTCAACTTGTCTGAAGGGTGCTGACTCGCCCCGTCTGAAGGGTGCTGACTCGCCCCGTCTGAGGGGTAATGACTCGCTCCATAGTAAGAGTGCACACTCACTTATCAGTGACTGTGATTTGGAGAGTAGACGGGCGGAGGCGGAGCGTCTTCTGCAGGAAGCCGTCTCCTCCTGGCGTCAGGCTAAGGAGGTGCTggaggaggtgaaggagctgCAGACGCAGTCACTAAACCGCCGCTCTGAAAAGAAAACAATAGAGAGGCCCCCAACACCGCCACAGGACTACAGGCTGGAGGACCAGTGA